A single Primulina eburnea isolate SZY01 chromosome 11, ASM2296580v1, whole genome shotgun sequence DNA region contains:
- the LOC140805270 gene encoding small polypeptide DEVIL 4-like, with translation MIWCINFEEMGSSTPSSSDLRRSKKRLSSRRLGRSLKEQRGRLYIIRRCVVMLICWHD, from the coding sequence ATGATTTGGTGCATTAATTTTGAAGAAATGGGAAGTAGTACTCCATCTTCATCGGATTTGAGAAGATCCAAGAAAAGATTGTCAAGTAGAAGATTGGGAAGATCTCTCAAGGAACAAAGAGGGAGGCTCTACATTATAAGAAGGTGTGTGGTGATGCTTATTTGCTGGCACGACTGA